A window of the Flavobacterium sangjuense genome harbors these coding sequences:
- the ligA gene encoding NAD-dependent DNA ligase LigA — MDIQKTIQDLRDELNQHNHNYYVLDTPTISDFEFDQKLKQLQELENQHPEFYDDNSPTQRVGGTITKNFNTVVHDYRMYSLDNSYSKEDLIDWETRIQKVLGNVPLQYTCELKYDGASISITYENGKLKRAVTRGDGFQGDDVTNNIKTIKSIPLKLKGEYPARFDIRGEIILPFEGFEKMNQELIEIGETPYSNPRNTASGSLKLQDSTEVAKRPLECLLYFIVGNNLNFDSQFDGLETARKWGFKVPKEAKLANTIEEVFEYINYWDTHRHHLPYETDGVVIKVNNLHQQDELGYTAKSPRWAMAYKFKAEQVSTTLNSISYQVGRTGSITPVANLQPVQLAGTIVKRASLHNADQIEKLDIRIGDTVFVEKGGEIIPKIIGVDLAKRNPESERTQYISHCPECNSELIRTEGEANHYCPNFYGCPPQIIGRIQHFISRKAMDIEGLGGETVALLFNNNLVKDYADLYELTVEQILPLERMAQKSAENLVNGVQKSKEIPFERVLYAIGIRYVGETVAKKLAKHYKNIDALQNASLMDLILVDEIGEKIAQSVIEFFENQENVKIIERLKEFGVQLELVEKFNPNATDKLAGKTFVVSGVFEKFSRDDLKKAIEDNGGKVGSSISAKTDYVVAGENMGPAKLEKANQLKIAIISENDFLTMITD, encoded by the coding sequence GTTAGATACGCCAACGATTTCTGATTTCGAATTTGACCAAAAACTAAAACAACTTCAGGAATTAGAAAATCAACATCCCGAATTCTATGACGATAATTCACCAACTCAACGCGTTGGCGGAACCATTACCAAAAATTTCAATACAGTTGTTCACGATTACCGAATGTATTCTCTCGACAATTCGTATTCCAAAGAAGATTTAATCGATTGGGAAACCCGAATCCAAAAAGTGCTTGGAAATGTTCCGTTGCAATATACCTGTGAATTAAAATATGATGGTGCATCGATTTCTATAACCTATGAAAACGGAAAATTAAAACGGGCAGTTACTCGTGGCGATGGTTTTCAGGGTGATGATGTGACTAATAATATTAAAACCATAAAATCCATTCCATTAAAATTAAAAGGAGAATATCCGGCGCGATTTGATATTCGTGGTGAAATCATTTTGCCTTTTGAAGGTTTTGAAAAAATGAATCAGGAATTGATTGAAATAGGAGAAACACCTTATTCTAATCCAAGAAATACAGCTTCAGGAAGTTTGAAATTACAGGATAGTACTGAAGTAGCAAAACGTCCATTGGAATGCTTACTCTATTTTATTGTGGGCAATAATTTAAATTTCGATTCTCAATTTGACGGATTAGAAACTGCTCGTAAGTGGGGTTTTAAAGTTCCCAAAGAAGCCAAATTAGCTAACACTATTGAAGAAGTTTTTGAATACATAAATTATTGGGATACGCATCGTCACCATTTACCATATGAAACAGATGGTGTTGTGATAAAAGTCAATAACCTGCACCAACAAGATGAATTGGGTTATACAGCCAAATCTCCTCGTTGGGCAATGGCTTATAAATTCAAAGCGGAACAAGTTTCAACTACGTTAAATTCAATTTCGTATCAGGTTGGAAGAACCGGTTCGATAACTCCGGTAGCCAATTTACAACCAGTGCAGTTGGCCGGAACTATCGTAAAACGGGCATCTTTGCACAATGCTGATCAAATCGAAAAATTAGATATCCGCATTGGTGATACTGTTTTTGTTGAAAAAGGAGGCGAAATTATTCCGAAGATAATCGGTGTTGATTTGGCAAAAAGAAATCCGGAATCAGAACGTACTCAATATATTTCTCATTGTCCTGAATGCAATTCGGAACTGATAAGAACCGAAGGCGAAGCCAATCACTATTGTCCGAATTTTTATGGTTGTCCTCCACAAATTATAGGCAGAATTCAGCATTTTATTTCGCGTAAAGCGATGGATATTGAAGGTCTTGGCGGAGAAACTGTGGCTTTGCTTTTCAATAATAATCTGGTTAAAGATTACGCTGATTTATACGAGTTAACTGTTGAACAAATTTTGCCATTAGAGCGAATGGCGCAAAAATCGGCTGAAAACCTGGTTAATGGTGTTCAGAAATCTAAGGAAATTCCGTTTGAAAGAGTTTTGTATGCGATTGGAATTCGATATGTCGGAGAAACCGTTGCAAAGAAACTAGCAAAGCATTACAAGAATATTGATGCATTGCAAAATGCGTCGTTAATGGATTTGATTTTGGTAGATGAAATAGGAGAGAAGATAGCCCAAAGCGTAATCGAGTTTTTTGAAAATCAGGAAAATGTCAAAATAATAGAACGCTTAAAAGAATTTGGAGTGCAATTAGAATTGGTTGAAAAATTTAATCCAAATGCTACTGATAAATTAGCTGGTAAAACCTTCGTGGTTTCCGGAGTTTTTGAGAAATTCTCGCGTGATGATCTTAAAAAAGCAATTGAAGATAACGGCGGAAAAGTTGGAAGCTCTATTTCTGCCAAAACAGATTATGTGGTTGCGGGAGAAAATATGGGGCCAGCCAAACTGGAAAAAGCGAATCAGTTAAAAATTGCTATCATTTCAGAAAATGATTTTTTAACTATGATTACGGATTGA
- a CDS encoding lysoplasmalogenase family protein, with the protein MSLDKSFNAKYRKYISSFFLCLFFIVSLFEIMGEYKEDKLLIWITKPFILPFLFAYYLSLTKKINYFFLVAIICSWIANLLFIENTINWIIFGSVFFLVYRILVIYIVMNKVKMPSLVPLIIGSVPFIFIYATVCSLSFEAMGDNIYLFLIHGIFTIFLGGLSLGNYIMVSNKSNLVLFLSTMLFALTQFVFVLKVYYEDANFFHALAMTMFVVGQFLLTKFMFLTEENKDKYQTTLLS; encoded by the coding sequence ATGAGCTTAGACAAGTCTTTTAATGCTAAGTATAGAAAATATATTTCAAGTTTTTTTCTGTGTTTATTTTTTATTGTTTCACTTTTTGAAATTATGGGTGAATATAAGGAAGACAAACTTTTAATCTGGATTACCAAGCCCTTTATTCTCCCTTTTTTATTTGCTTATTATTTAAGTCTGACAAAAAAAATAAACTACTTTTTTTTAGTGGCAATAATTTGTAGTTGGATTGCTAATTTGCTCTTTATAGAAAATACTATAAATTGGATAATCTTTGGTTCTGTATTCTTTTTAGTTTATAGAATATTGGTTATTTATATCGTAATGAACAAGGTGAAAATGCCAAGTTTAGTGCCGTTGATTATAGGTTCTGTTCCTTTTATTTTTATTTATGCAACGGTTTGTTCTTTATCATTTGAGGCCATGGGAGACAATATTTATTTGTTCTTGATACATGGAATATTCACCATCTTTTTGGGTGGATTAAGTTTGGGTAATTATATCATGGTTTCGAATAAATCAAATCTTGTTTTGTTTTTAAGCACGATGCTTTTTGCTCTGACACAGTTTGTTTTCGTCCTAAAAGTATATTATGAAGATGCTAATTTTTTTCATGCTTTAGCAATGACAATGTTTGTTGTAGGACAGTTTTTGCTAACGAAATTTATGTTCTTAACGGAGGAAAACAAAGATAAATATCAGACAACATTATTAAGTTAA
- a CDS encoding lysoplasmalogenase family protein, with protein MLKKENIIKSLTVCYFIIAFFEVIAEYYVNTTLICALKPIIPLVLIVIYCIESDKKSKLFITALLLSLFTNILFIPNTPSYLFYGVLVFTVHRIIVICIIFRFQKVNDFIPLIIATTPFLLIFFYLFLETVEIPNNSIYILIFQNLLISLFAGIALSSYFMNDNKQNSVLLISALLFVMLQFVVFVEKYFLVNEFEELFRPLAMTFNALAFFSFYKYVITAEKSNNN; from the coding sequence ATGCTAAAAAAAGAAAATATAATAAAATCATTAACAGTATGTTATTTTATAATAGCTTTTTTTGAAGTTATAGCCGAGTATTATGTAAACACAACACTAATTTGCGCATTAAAACCAATAATTCCATTGGTTTTAATCGTAATTTATTGCATTGAATCCGATAAGAAAAGCAAACTTTTTATAACGGCATTACTGTTATCCTTATTTACTAATATTCTCTTTATCCCAAATACACCAAGCTATTTGTTTTATGGTGTGTTAGTATTTACAGTCCATCGTATCATAGTGATATGCATAATATTTCGCTTCCAAAAGGTTAATGATTTTATCCCTTTAATCATTGCGACAACGCCTTTTTTACTGATATTCTTTTATCTGTTTTTAGAAACAGTTGAAATTCCAAACAACAGCATTTATATATTAATATTCCAAAATTTACTGATATCATTATTTGCCGGAATAGCGCTTTCAAGTTATTTCATGAATGACAACAAACAAAATTCTGTGCTACTAATTAGTGCATTGCTTTTTGTGATGCTGCAATTTGTGGTATTTGTAGAAAAGTATTTTTTGGTAAATGAATTTGAAGAATTGTTCAGACCATTAGCAATGACATTCAATGCTTTGGCTTTTTTCTCTTTTTATAAGTACGTTATCACAGCCGAAAAATCAAACAATAATTGA
- a CDS encoding bifunctional metallophosphatase/5'-nucleotidase, giving the protein MKRRDFIQNTALSSALLGLGGLSLSSFKTFDTKHLTILHTNDVHSYIDPFPPTHPKNPNMGGVARRAALIETIRKENPNVLLLDAGDIFQGTPYFNYYGGELEFKLMSMMKYDLATIGNHDFDNGIEGLYNQLPNASFEFVNANYDFKNTIMNGHVKPYKVIHKDGIKVGIFGIGVELEGLVDKKNYKETVYHDPVAVSQDMSHILKHEEKCDLVICLSHIGYQYKNEPDKICDVKLAALTKDIDLIIGGHTHTFLDKPTILKNADGKDVLVNQVGCYGVNLGRIDFYFDTDVSKIASGKSIIV; this is encoded by the coding sequence ATGAAAAGAAGAGATTTTATCCAAAATACAGCTTTAAGTTCAGCTTTGCTTGGACTTGGTGGCTTATCATTGAGCAGTTTCAAAACGTTTGATACCAAGCATTTGACGATACTTCACACTAACGATGTTCACAGTTATATTGATCCTTTTCCACCAACGCATCCAAAGAATCCGAATATGGGTGGCGTTGCCCGAAGAGCTGCTTTGATTGAAACCATCAGAAAGGAAAATCCAAATGTTTTATTGCTTGATGCTGGTGATATTTTTCAGGGAACACCTTACTTTAATTATTATGGTGGCGAATTAGAATTTAAACTGATGAGCATGATGAAATATGATTTGGCTACCATTGGAAACCATGACTTTGACAACGGAATTGAAGGTTTATACAACCAATTACCCAATGCCAGTTTTGAATTTGTCAATGCCAATTATGATTTCAAAAATACGATCATGAATGGTCATGTGAAACCTTATAAAGTAATTCACAAAGACGGAATTAAAGTTGGAATTTTCGGAATTGGCGTTGAACTTGAAGGTTTGGTTGACAAGAAAAACTATAAAGAAACCGTTTATCATGATCCGGTTGCAGTTTCTCAAGACATGTCTCATATTTTAAAGCATGAAGAAAAATGTGACTTGGTAATTTGCCTTTCACATATTGGCTATCAATACAAAAACGAACCTGATAAAATTTGTGATGTTAAATTAGCTGCTTTGACCAAAGACATTGATTTGATTATTGGTGGTCACACACACACTTTCCTGGACAAACCAACTATTTTAAAAAATGCTGATGGAAAAGATGTATTGGTAAATCAGGTTGGTTGTTATGGTGTAAATCTGGGTAGAATTGATTTTTATTTTGATACTGATGTTTCAAAAATCGCCTCAGGAAAATCAATTATTGTTTGA
- a CDS encoding 5'-nucleotidase C-terminal domain-containing protein — protein sequence MVKLKNYNGVVKHFVLLLTFTAVISCAEKKYAVTKIEGKEIGITDKQPEVTEIENFIKPYRDRIDADLNTVLGNAPETLDKSGEWQTPMGNFLADITFEKSDKVFQSREKKAIDICLLNHGGIRSIIPKGNVTARTAYEVMPFENSAIVIGLKGEQILEIVNYIISEKKPHPLKGLTFTIDKSNQPKNVLVNGKTLDKTKVYYVVTSDYLSNGGDNMLFFKKGVEKYDLDYKLRNIIIDYFKENKTITANKDIRITKE from the coding sequence ATGGTAAAACTAAAAAACTATAACGGTGTAGTAAAGCATTTTGTTTTATTATTAACATTTACCGCTGTTATTTCGTGTGCCGAAAAGAAATATGCCGTTACCAAAATTGAAGGCAAGGAAATTGGAATTACAGATAAGCAACCTGAAGTTACTGAGATTGAAAACTTTATTAAACCCTATCGTGACAGAATTGATGCTGATTTGAATACCGTTTTGGGAAATGCTCCTGAAACTCTTGACAAATCAGGTGAATGGCAAACGCCAATGGGTAACTTTTTAGCCGATATTACTTTTGAAAAATCAGATAAAGTGTTTCAATCGCGTGAGAAAAAAGCAATTGATATTTGTTTATTGAATCATGGTGGTATAAGAAGTATTATTCCGAAAGGAAATGTAACAGCCAGAACCGCTTATGAAGTAATGCCTTTTGAAAACAGCGCTATTGTCATTGGACTAAAAGGTGAGCAAATTTTGGAAATAGTCAATTATATTATTTCCGAAAAAAAACCACATCCGTTGAAAGGACTGACGTTTACCATTGACAAAAGCAATCAGCCTAAAAACGTTTTGGTAAATGGAAAAACATTAGATAAAACTAAAGTCTATTATGTTGTGACTTCTGATTATTTATCCAATGGCGGCGATAATATGCTTTTCTTCAAAAAAGGCGTTGAAAAATATGATTTAGATTATAAGCTTAGAAATATCATCATTGATTATTTTAAGGAAAACAAAACGATTACAGCCAACAAAGACATTAGAATTACCAAAGAATAG
- a CDS encoding DUF6913 domain-containing protein, with protein MSNVKHLASDNVIKTVGIIFDESYFYEREDLVKELIKKGIDEKDIKVLVFKNKIKKNEVFDYPVFSHKDLSWTGTVDKKEVKDFITEPFDLLINYYDTEKVALLLVSNLSKAGFKVGFASIDKRLNHFMIDTNAENYKVFMSELFKYLKILNKI; from the coding sequence TTGTCAAATGTAAAACATTTGGCTTCCGATAACGTAATCAAAACCGTCGGAATTATTTTTGACGAAAGCTATTTCTATGAAAGAGAAGACTTGGTCAAAGAGTTGATTAAGAAAGGAATTGATGAAAAGGATATTAAAGTTTTAGTTTTCAAAAACAAAATAAAGAAGAATGAAGTTTTTGATTATCCTGTTTTTAGCCATAAAGATTTGAGTTGGACAGGAACTGTAGATAAAAAAGAAGTAAAAGATTTTATCACTGAACCTTTTGATTTGCTGATTAATTATTATGATACCGAAAAAGTAGCATTACTGTTGGTTTCTAACTTATCTAAAGCTGGTTTTAAAGTTGGTTTTGCCTCTATTGATAAGCGATTAAATCATTTTATGATTGATACTAATGCCGAAAACTATAAAGTTTTTATGTCTGAATTATTCAAATATTTAAAAATCCTAAACAAAATATAA
- the dapA gene encoding 4-hydroxy-tetrahydrodipicolinate synthase: MQSLIGTGVALVTPFKKDFSVDVEALKAIVNFQIDNGIDYLVILGTTAESATLSKAEKELVIKTIVDTNNGRLPLVLGVGSNNTAEVVEELKSRDFSDFVAILSVSPYYNKPTQEGIYQHFKAIAEASPIPVILYNVPGRTASNILPSTIIRLANDFKNVVAVKEAAGDIVQAMKLIQDKPKDFLVISGDDMVTLPMVLAGGAGVISVIAEGFPKQFSEMVHLGLNKRVDDAYKIHYLLAESIDMIFEQGNPAGIKEVFKALGLSENIVRLPLVNVNEDLANRLHNFTNKISKM; encoded by the coding sequence ATGCAATCATTAATTGGAACCGGCGTTGCGCTTGTTACACCATTCAAAAAAGATTTCTCAGTAGACGTTGAAGCGTTGAAAGCCATTGTCAATTTTCAAATTGATAACGGAATTGATTATTTAGTGATACTCGGAACTACTGCAGAAAGTGCAACCTTATCAAAAGCTGAAAAAGAATTGGTAATAAAGACTATTGTTGATACCAATAATGGAAGATTACCTTTGGTTCTTGGTGTTGGAAGCAACAATACAGCAGAAGTTGTTGAAGAATTAAAATCAAGGGATTTTTCAGATTTCGTTGCTATTTTATCGGTTTCTCCTTATTACAATAAGCCAACACAAGAAGGGATTTACCAACATTTCAAAGCTATTGCCGAAGCATCTCCAATTCCGGTGATTTTATATAATGTTCCAGGAAGAACAGCCAGCAATATATTGCCGTCAACAATTATCAGATTGGCAAACGATTTTAAGAATGTTGTCGCTGTAAAAGAAGCTGCCGGAGATATTGTACAGGCGATGAAATTGATACAAGATAAACCAAAAGATTTTCTCGTAATTTCCGGTGACGATATGGTAACATTACCAATGGTTTTGGCTGGAGGTGCTGGCGTTATTTCGGTAATTGCAGAAGGTTTTCCGAAACAATTTTCAGAAATGGTGCATCTTGGTTTAAACAAAAGGGTAGACGATGCTTATAAAATTCATTACCTTTTAGCCGAATCAATCGATATGATTTTTGAGCAGGGAAATCCGGCCGGAATTAAAGAAGTCTTTAAAGCATTGGGCTTGTCTGAGAATATCGTGCGTTTACCACTTGTAAATGTCAATGAGGATTTAGCAAATCGTCTGCATAATTTCACAAATAAAATCTCAAAAATGTAG
- a CDS encoding outer membrane protein assembly factor BamD, which produces MKKFFALFAVVLFLSSCSEYQKALKSEDVAVKFVSATKMYEAKKYGKAIRLFEQIAPAYKAKPQAERMFYMYSQALYKTEQYYLAGYQFESFVSSYPKSEKLEEASFLGAKSFTFLSPVYSLDQTDTYKAVDKLQNYIDSYPEGQNLAEANLLAKNLREKLEKKAFENAKIYHTISDYKAAMVAFDNFLINFPGTPYKEKALFYKLDSAYQLAINSVPGKMHERLDNAKAAYSSLMKFKGDTEYKAKADVMLARIENDLKQYSK; this is translated from the coding sequence ATGAAGAAATTTTTCGCCCTGTTTGCAGTTGTTTTATTTTTATCGTCTTGTAGCGAATATCAAAAAGCATTAAAATCGGAAGATGTTGCCGTTAAGTTTGTATCAGCTACAAAAATGTATGAGGCCAAAAAGTATGGTAAAGCTATCAGGCTTTTTGAACAAATTGCTCCGGCCTATAAAGCTAAACCACAAGCAGAAAGAATGTTTTATATGTATTCACAAGCATTATATAAAACAGAGCAATATTATTTAGCGGGTTACCAGTTTGAGAGTTTTGTGTCTAGTTATCCAAAAAGTGAAAAATTGGAAGAAGCTTCCTTTTTAGGGGCTAAATCATTTACTTTTTTATCTCCTGTTTATAGTTTAGATCAAACAGATACCTACAAAGCGGTTGATAAACTTCAAAATTATATTGATTCGTATCCTGAAGGACAGAATTTGGCGGAAGCTAATTTATTGGCAAAAAATTTAAGAGAGAAATTAGAAAAAAAAGCATTTGAAAATGCGAAAATATATCACACTATTTCTGATTACAAAGCAGCAATGGTAGCATTTGACAACTTTTTAATTAACTTTCCGGGAACACCATATAAAGAGAAAGCATTATTTTATAAATTAGATTCTGCCTATCAATTAGCAATCAATAGTGTTCCGGGAAAAATGCACGAAAGGCTTGATAATGCTAAAGCGGCTTATTCAAGTTTGATGAAATTTAAAGGTGATACCGAATATAAAGCTAAAGCTGATGTAATGTTAGCTCGAATTGAAAACGATTTAAAACAATATTCTAAATAA
- a CDS encoding DNA-directed RNA polymerase subunit omega: protein MDLKKTNAPVNTVTYNKTLIEERTGNVYEAITIMAKRANQINSEIKKELTEKLEEFATYNDSLEEIFENKEQIEVSKYYEKLPKPHALAVQEWLDDKIYYRDTTKD, encoded by the coding sequence ATGGATTTAAAGAAGACGAATGCACCGGTAAACACTGTTACGTATAACAAAACTCTAATTGAAGAGCGTACAGGTAATGTTTACGAGGCAATAACAATAATGGCTAAAAGAGCAAACCAAATCAATTCTGAAATCAAAAAAGAATTGACTGAGAAATTAGAAGAGTTTGCAACTTACAACGATAGTCTTGAGGAAATCTTTGAAAACAAAGAACAAATCGAAGTTTCTAAATACTACGAAAAATTACCAAAACCACATGCATTAGCTGTTCAGGAATGGCTTGATGACAAAATTTACTACAGAGATACTACAAAAGACTAA
- the coaBC gene encoding bifunctional phosphopantothenoylcysteine decarboxylase/phosphopantothenate--cysteine ligase CoaBC — protein sequence MSVLSGKKILLGVSGGIAAYKTATLVRLFIKAGAHVQVVMTPASKDFVTPLTLSTLSKNPVHSTFHDEKDENAQWNNHVELGLWADLMLIAPATANTLSKMANGNCDNLLIATYLSAKCPVYFAPAMDLDMYKHPSSISSFDLLKQFGNIMIPAENGELASGLSGEGRMAEPENIVAFLEKDLESKLPLRGKKILITAGPTYEAIDPVRFIGNHSSGKMGFDIAERAAELGAEVTLISGPTHLNVKNSVINLVRVTSAQEMYDACHKYFNEVDVTICAAAVADYKPKFVAEQKIKKAEASLTIELEKTQDILASLGRVKQNQFLIGFALETENEIENAKLKIQKKNLDLIVLNSLQDEGAGFGKATNKIIFIDKDFDIEPMDLKSKELVAADIMNKVISHYEK from the coding sequence ATGTCTGTTTTAAGCGGTAAGAAAATTTTACTCGGCGTTTCCGGAGGAATTGCCGCCTACAAGACAGCCACATTAGTTAGATTATTTATAAAAGCCGGTGCACATGTCCAAGTGGTCATGACACCGGCTTCTAAGGATTTTGTAACACCGTTAACACTGTCAACGCTTTCAAAGAATCCTGTTCATTCTACCTTTCATGATGAAAAAGATGAGAATGCGCAATGGAACAATCACGTTGAATTAGGACTTTGGGCAGATTTAATGCTTATAGCTCCGGCAACTGCCAATACCTTATCCAAAATGGCAAATGGCAATTGCGATAATCTTTTAATTGCCACCTATCTTTCTGCTAAATGTCCCGTTTATTTTGCTCCGGCAATGGATTTGGATATGTACAAGCATCCTTCGTCTATTTCGAGTTTTGATTTGCTAAAGCAATTTGGCAACATCATGATTCCGGCTGAAAACGGAGAATTGGCCAGTGGTTTATCCGGTGAAGGAAGAATGGCAGAACCTGAAAACATTGTCGCTTTTCTCGAAAAAGATTTGGAAAGTAAATTGCCTTTAAGAGGAAAAAAAATACTTATTACCGCTGGACCAACTTACGAAGCGATTGATCCGGTTCGTTTTATTGGTAATCATTCTTCAGGTAAAATGGGGTTTGATATTGCTGAAAGAGCAGCCGAATTAGGGGCGGAAGTAACTTTAATTTCTGGCCCGACACACTTAAATGTAAAAAATTCCGTTATTAATTTAGTCCGTGTGACTTCTGCTCAGGAAATGTATGATGCATGCCACAAATATTTCAATGAAGTTGACGTCACTATTTGCGCAGCTGCGGTAGCTGATTACAAGCCAAAATTTGTAGCCGAACAAAAGATTAAAAAAGCAGAAGCTTCGTTAACAATTGAGCTCGAAAAAACGCAGGACATATTGGCCTCCTTGGGAAGAGTTAAACAAAATCAATTTTTGATTGGCTTTGCTTTAGAAACTGAAAATGAAATTGAAAATGCCAAGTTGAAAATTCAGAAAAAAAACCTAGATTTGATTGTTTTAAATTCGCTTCAGGATGAAGGTGCAGGTTTTGGAAAAGCAACTAATAAAATAATATTTATCGATAAGGATTTTGATATTGAACCGATGGATTTAAAATCAAAAGAATTGGTTGCAGCAGATATTATGAACAAAGTAATTTCACATTATGAAAAATAG
- the porD gene encoding type IX secretion system protein PorD: MKNRISLLLLLFVGVVQAQQLNCSVQINSDKVASTNNQIFKNLKTSISDFVNKTDWTGDEYKANEKIECSMVIIVNSYESNQFTASIQVQSTRPVFNSTYASPVFNFNDKDFSFRYVEFENLQFNPSNFDSNLVSVLAYYCYMILGFDADTYSLMGGDKNYGIAQQIQSVAQQSGYKGWSQADGNQNRYFLTNDILSGTFDAYREALYQYHREGLDTMSADAKSGKDKVIGAISTLASIYKVRPNAFITRVFFDAKVDELVSILSAGPKVSLTETIENLNKLSPLNVSKWQTIKL; this comes from the coding sequence ATGAAAAATAGAATTTCGCTTCTTTTATTGCTATTTGTTGGAGTGGTACAGGCTCAACAATTAAATTGTTCCGTTCAGATTAATTCGGATAAAGTGGCATCGACTAACAATCAGATATTTAAAAACTTAAAAACTTCAATAAGTGATTTTGTTAATAAAACGGATTGGACGGGAGATGAATATAAAGCAAATGAGAAAATAGAATGTTCTATGGTTATCATAGTGAACAGCTATGAATCAAACCAGTTTACCGCATCGATTCAGGTGCAATCTACTAGACCGGTTTTTAATTCGACTTATGCATCGCCAGTATTTAATTTTAATGACAAAGATTTTAGTTTTCGATATGTTGAATTTGAAAACCTGCAATTCAATCCATCCAATTTTGATTCTAATTTAGTTTCCGTTTTGGCGTATTACTGTTATATGATTCTTGGTTTTGATGCTGATACCTATTCATTAATGGGTGGAGATAAAAATTATGGAATAGCACAGCAAATACAATCTGTAGCGCAACAAAGTGGTTATAAAGGATGGAGTCAGGCAGATGGGAATCAAAACAGGTATTTCTTAACAAACGACATTCTTAGCGGAACATTTGATGCTTACAGAGAAGCTTTGTATCAATATCACAGAGAAGGTTTGGATACGATGAGTGCTGATGCAAAATCAGGAAAAGATAAAGTTATCGGGGCAATTAGTACACTTGCTTCTATATATAAAGTTCGTCCAAACGCTTTTATAACCAGAGTGTTTTTTGATGCTAAAGTGGATGAGTTAGTTTCAATATTGTCTGCAGGTCCAAAAGTTTCTTTAACAGAGACAATCGAGAATTTAAATAAATTGTCACCACTCAACGTAAGTAAATGGCAAACGATTAAGTTATAA